One window of the Carassius auratus strain Wakin unplaced genomic scaffold, ASM336829v1 scaf_tig00011483, whole genome shotgun sequence genome contains the following:
- the LOC113073158 gene encoding NACHT, LRR and PYD domains-containing protein 12-like, translating into MMDPPILCDGPVTSDSLFSQGKTHEMIRSVPPSTLQNQTCIRQNKTESVFQKHTLDTRDMQRVKEQHKTSMKNKYERLFEVIKLQENETHLNRIYTQLYIIEGEREGVNEEHEVLQMEKTARTQHSQDTPIYCNDIFKASAEAGSEEKEQIKTVLTKGIAGIGKTVSVQKFILDWAEGKANQDVDFMFVLPFRELNLIRDQQYSLHRLLLDFHPELQDLDSQIYEECKVVFIFDGLDESRITLMFSDAQKVCDVTETSSLAVLMSNLMKGELLPSAFIWITSRPAAANQIPSEYIHRLTEIQGFNEPQKEEYFRKRISDEHQVSRIISHIRRARSLHIMCHIPVFCWISSTVLQKLLEEDLSVEIPQTLTEMYIHFLLIQINMKKQKYEERDPEKLLKFNREVIVKLAEVAFKQLMKGNVMFYEEDLIESGIDVTDASVYSGICTEIFKQESVIHQRKVYSFIHLSVQEFLAAFYLFFIYVMKNVDTPQFLDVVHSLHKEAIDKALESVNGQLDLFLRFLLGVSLECNQRLLQDLLTHTENSSETIKRTTQYIKEKIKDGHGLSTERSINLFLCLLEVKDQTLFREIQEFVKSDKHSEKKLSAAHCSTIAYMLQMSEEVLDELNLKKYNTSAEGRRRLIPAVINCRKALFADCNLTAQQCGIVSSAFQSPNSVLRELDLSNNDLQDSVVKLLSDGLKSLNCQLEILRLSGCMVTEKGCGYVSSALTSNPSHLRELDLSYNHPGDTGVKLLSEKLEDPNCSLQILNLDHGEAFRITKGLKKYACNLTLDPNTANIRLFLSENNRKLTYVEQPQQYSEHPERFKHYEQVLSKESFSGRCYWEAEWTGWSYIGMTYKGINREGRNQSRFGYNEMSWCVFCIANRYSAWHNNKNKDIPLPSCSSKRVGVYLDWSAGTLSFYSISDTHTLTHLYTFNTTFTEPLYAGIRVYEASVSLCQF; encoded by the exons ATGATGGACCCTCCTATCCTTTGTGACGGACCAGTGACCTCTGATTCTCT TTTCAGCCAGGGAAAGACACATGAGATGATCAGATCAGTGCCACCTTCTACATTGCAAAATCAGACTTGCATCAGGCAGAACAAAACTGAATCAGTTTTTCAGAAACACACACTGGACACTAGAGACATGCAGAGAGTCAAAgagcagcacaaaaccagcatgaagaatAAGTATGAGAGATTATTTGAAGTAATCAAACTCCAAGAGAATGAGACCCACCTGAACAGGATCTACACACAACTCTACATcattgagggagagagagaaggagtgaatgaagaacatgaggttttacagatggagaaaacagccagaacacaacactcacaagacactccaatctactgcaatgacatctttaaagcctccgctgaagcaggatcagaggagaaagagcagatcaagactgttctaactaaaggcatcgctggaatcggaaaaaccgtctctgtgcagaagttcattctggactgggccgagggaaaagccaatcaggatgtagatttcatgtttgtgcttccatttcgagagctgaacttgatcaGAGATCAGCAGTACAGTCTTCAtagacttctgctggactttcatcctgaacttcaagatctggactcacagatttatgaggagtgtaaagttgtgttcatctttgatggtctggatgaaagcagaatcacactgatgttttcagacgctcagaaagtttgtgatgtgactgagacttcatcattggctgtgttgatgtcaaaCCTCATGAAGggagagctgcttccctctgctttcatctggatcacctccagaccagcagcagccaatcagatcccctccgaATACATCCACCGTCTGACAGAAATACAGGGATTCAAtgagcctcagaaggaggaatatttcaggaagagaatcagtgatgagcatcaagtcagcagaatcatctcacacatcagaagagcaagaagcctccacatcatgtgccacatccccgtcttctgctggatctcatccactgtgcttcagaagctcctggaagaagatctgagtgtagaaatccctcaaactctgactgaaatgtacatccacttcctgctgattcagatcaacatgaagaagcagaagtatgaagagagagatccagagaaactcctgaagttcaacagagaagtgattgtgaaacttgctgaagtggctttcaaacagctgatgaagggcaatgtgatgttctatgaggaggacctgattgagagcggcatagacgtcactgacgcctcagtgtattctgggatttgcacagagatctttaagcaggaatctgtgattcatcagaggaaagtctacagcttcattcatctgagcgtTCAGGAGTTTCTAGCTGCtttctatttgtttttcatttatgtaatgaaaaatgtTGACACACCACAGTTTTTGGATGTTGTTCATAGTCTCCATAAAGAAGCAATAGATAAAGCCCTTGAGAGTGTGAATGGACAGCTGGATCTGTTTCTGAGGTTCCTGCTGGGCGTCTCACTGGAGtgcaatcagagactcttacaggatctactgacacacacagagaacagctcagagaCCATCAAAAGAACCACACAGTACATTAAAGAGAAGATCAAAGATGGACATGGACTCTCCACTgaaagatccatcaatctgttcctctgtctgctggaagtgaaagatcagactttgttcagagagattcaggagtttgttaaatcagacaaacactcagagaagaaactctctgctgctcactgctcaacaatcgcctacatgcttcagatgtcagaggaGGTGCTGGATGAACTGAACCTcaagaaatacaacacatcagctgaggggagaagaagactgataccagctgtgatcaactgcagaaaagctct GTTTGCTGACTGTAACCTCACTGCTCAGCAATGTGGAATTGTATCTTCAGCTTTTCAGTCCCCAAACTCTGTCCtaagagagctggacctgagtaacaatgacctgcaggattctgtagtgaagctgctctctgatggactgaagagtttAAACTGTCAGCTGGAGATATTGAG GTTGTCAGGTTGTATGGTGACAGAGAAAGGCTGTGGTTATGTATCTTCAGCTCTTacatcaaacccctcacacctgagagagctggatctgagctataATCACCCGGGAGATACAGGAGTCAAGCTTCTATCTGAAAAACTGGAGGATCCAAATTGCTCATTGCAGATACTCAA CTTGGACCATGGAGAAGCATTTAGGATAacaaaaggattaaaaaaat atgcatgcaatctcacactggatccaaacacagcaaacatTCGTCTCTTTCTGTCTGAAAATAACAGGAAGTTGACGTATGTGGAACAGCCACAGCAGTATTCAGAGCATCCTGAGAGATTTAAACACTATGAGCAGGTTCTGTCTAAGGAAAGTTTctctggacgctgttactgggaggctGAATGGACTGGCTGGAGTTACATAGGAATGACATACAAAGGAATCAACAGGGAAGGAAGAAATCAGAGTAGATTTGGGTATAATGAAATGTCATGGTGTGTTTTCTGTATTGCCAACAGATACAGTGCTTggcacaataataaaaacaaagacataCCTCTCCCTTCATGCAGTTCTAAGAGAGTAGGAGTGTATCTGGACTGGTCTGCCGGCACCCTGTCCTTCTACAgcatctctgacacacacacactaacacacttatacacattcaacaccacattcactgaacccctctaTGCTGGAATTAGAGTTTATGAAGCCTCTGTGTCCCTGTGTCAGTTTTGA